From a region of the Methanolobus tindarius DSM 2278 genome:
- a CDS encoding LbetaH domain-containing protein produces MLYPNPQKQHPKISETAWISENAVIVGDVTIGENVYVAHNVIIRADEPGSSIVIGDNCNVQDAVIIHGLGGSKVDIKNNTSLAHGCIVHGPCTIGERCFVGFGAVVFDCNIGDDVVILHNSTVRAVDIPSCKVVTDGQVITEQKLVDELDDICHNLEKFKASVIDANLELVEGYCKLAQDSD; encoded by the coding sequence ATGCTTTATCCAAATCCCCAGAAACAGCATCCTAAGATAAGTGAAACAGCATGGATATCTGAAAATGCGGTCATCGTAGGTGATGTTACAATAGGAGAGAATGTTTATGTGGCCCACAATGTCATAATCAGGGCTGATGAACCCGGATCATCTATTGTAATCGGAGATAATTGTAATGTCCAGGACGCCGTAATAATACACGGGCTTGGAGGTTCAAAAGTTGATATCAAAAATAATACTTCACTTGCACATGGCTGCATTGTACATGGACCCTGCACAATAGGAGAACGATGTTTTGTTGGATTTGGAGCCGTTGTTTTTGACTGCAATATAGGTGATGATGTAGTTATTTTGCATAATTCAACAGTTCGTGCAGTTGACATACCATCATGTAAAGTGGTAACTGACGGACAGGTTATTACTGAACAAAAACTGGTAGATGAACTTGATGATATCTGCCATAATCTTGAAAAATTTAAGGCATCTGTTATTGACGCAAACCTTGAACTAGTGGAAGGATACTGCAAACTGGCGCAAGATTCAGATTGA
- a CDS encoding metallophosphoesterase — protein sequence MKQELHRLLQNTFEIFTSEEALVRINSSKALIVGDIHGNLEALEFILYIRKALKCDHIVFLGDYVDKGPHSSEVLERILTMKLREPETFILLRGNHETREMNRVHGFYDEILDEELFLAANRTFEEMPISAVINDSIFCVHGGIPGPVDLNRINKEEAFHFLWNDPSGCDGISASIRGPRPKCFGGDVFSEFMDKNDLSLMIRGHTALFTGHAWCFDRKMLSIFSCPEYTGKSNNASFALLKEDELSIFTFGRTGNCYSLIRNNF from the coding sequence ATGAAGCAAGAGCTACATAGACTTTTGCAGAATACATTTGAGATCTTCACATCTGAAGAAGCACTGGTACGCATAAACTCATCGAAAGCCCTGATAGTAGGAGATATTCATGGGAATCTGGAAGCACTTGAATTTATTCTGTACATTCGCAAAGCGCTGAAATGTGATCACATTGTATTTCTTGGGGACTACGTTGACAAAGGCCCCCATTCTTCCGAGGTTCTCGAAAGGATCCTGACAATGAAATTGCGGGAACCTGAAACATTTATTTTGCTGAGGGGAAATCATGAAACAAGAGAAATGAACAGAGTTCATGGTTTTTATGATGAAATACTGGACGAGGAATTGTTCCTTGCTGCAAACCGCACATTTGAGGAAATGCCGATTTCTGCAGTCATAAATGATTCTATTTTCTGCGTGCACGGGGGCATTCCCGGACCTGTTGATCTGAATCGCATAAATAAAGAAGAAGCGTTTCATTTTTTATGGAATGACCCAAGTGGTTGTGACGGCATAAGCGCGTCTATCCGTGGACCACGGCCCAAATGTTTCGGAGGAGATGTATTTAGTGAATTCATGGACAAAAATGATCTGTCTTTAATGATACGGGGACATACAGCACTTTTTACAGGTCATGCCTGGTGCTTTGATCGAAAAATGCTTTCTATTTTTTCCTGCCCGGAATACACAGGAAAATCCAATAATGCCTCTTTTGCCTTATTAAAGGAAGATGAATTATCCATATTTACATTTGGAAGAACTGGCAATTGTTACTCACTAATTCGTAATAACTTCTGA
- a CDS encoding phosphoglyceromutase, whose protein sequence is MAPIKNVKTIIPERKIDTLHLFSICCVLLLALCIFTSQAGANTVAEIGSVNTPHGAIILIVDGLSSCYVYPEYTPYAIDGSMLEKAEVPKMQEIFDNSCRVLDVTVPQTFTEGGHSVIATGYSSADSELTGSSETTFFDVAHDYDYLTFAIMEKGDSGGFCSKQNVVMHDTKNSINEPEMVIQTNRITEDNKDISFEITELMQVHSSGLQEKLDQYPEGSIERYIEYNAWVIETGIDVIEYMEKEYPEQNYILTLNAGAVDSAGHYKKNSGYIECIEGIDNISYSLYETCLTNNLAFVLTGDHGMAFPTNDSKGGHQAEKYSVMTESQKVPLAITANDIDNVVVEGKFKQEDIAPTILEVLNIPGKLRLADGEAIALKDYTNVEVIIPEEGELSLTKEGKILFKDNVRENIAFQGIEPDNEYILTFKPLSEQDNTVQQSFSAGSDISVKLLTSEQSSKSDKSYQNSRYIEGGFLIGAVNLTGLLLIRKILKE, encoded by the coding sequence ATGGCACCAATAAAAAACGTAAAAACGATCATCCCTGAAAGAAAAATTGATACATTACACCTGTTTTCAATTTGCTGTGTCCTCTTACTGGCATTGTGTATTTTCACATCTCAGGCAGGAGCAAATACAGTTGCAGAAATAGGATCAGTAAACACTCCCCATGGTGCCATTATTCTCATTGTTGATGGTTTAAGTTCATGTTATGTGTATCCTGAATACACTCCTTACGCAATAGATGGCTCAATGCTTGAAAAAGCAGAAGTACCTAAAATGCAGGAAATATTCGATAATAGTTGCAGGGTGCTTGATGTAACAGTACCTCAGACATTTACCGAAGGTGGTCACTCTGTGATTGCCACAGGATATTCCAGTGCGGATTCTGAACTCACCGGCTCTTCAGAAACAACATTCTTTGACGTAGCTCATGATTACGATTATCTAACGTTCGCGATTATGGAAAAAGGCGATTCAGGTGGTTTTTGCAGCAAACAAAATGTAGTCATGCATGACACAAAAAACTCCATAAACGAACCTGAAATGGTCATTCAAACAAACAGGATTACAGAAGACAATAAAGATATTTCATTTGAAATCACTGAATTGATGCAGGTTCATTCCTCCGGGTTACAGGAAAAACTTGATCAGTATCCGGAAGGCTCTATTGAACGTTACATTGAATATAACGCGTGGGTTATTGAAACCGGGATTGATGTTATTGAATACATGGAAAAAGAGTATCCTGAACAAAATTACATACTCACATTAAATGCAGGTGCTGTTGACAGTGCCGGCCATTACAAAAAGAATAGCGGTTATATTGAATGTATTGAAGGAATCGACAACATAAGTTATTCACTTTATGAAACCTGCCTTACAAACAATCTGGCTTTTGTACTTACAGGTGATCACGGAATGGCATTCCCTACCAATGATTCAAAGGGAGGACACCAGGCAGAAAAATATTCCGTAATGACTGAATCACAAAAAGTTCCACTGGCAATAACTGCAAATGATATTGATAATGTTGTTGTGGAAGGGAAGTTCAAACAGGAAGACATTGCACCAACAATTCTTGAGGTACTAAACATCCCCGGTAAACTGAGACTTGCAGACGGAGAGGCAATTGCACTTAAAGATTACACAAATGTTGAAGTAATTATTCCGGAAGAAGGCGAACTATCTTTAACAAAAGAGGGAAAAATTCTCTTTAAAGATAATGTCAGAGAAAACATTGCTTTTCAGGGTATTGAGCCGGATAATGAATATATACTAACATTTAAACCTTTATCAGAACAGGACAATACTGTACAGCAATCTTTCAGTGCTGGATCAGATATTTCAGTCAAACTCTTAACATCAGAACAGAGCTCCAAAAGTGATAAATCCTATCAGAACTCTCGTTATATAGAAGGAGGATTTCTGATAGGAGCAGTAAATCTTACAGGACTGCTGCTGATACGTAAAATACTGAAGGAATAA
- a CDS encoding MFS transporter has protein sequence MTKQRFFIYSTVFLIMGLSNSVIPVLPEIATASSVESGTIKYTLLFSGYFIGALLTLIPFGFLADRYEHLKIIIFAISLTAISGTILTVTNNIHIMILARILEGSACGAFFPAAYAMLAEYQKKNQYLGEFNFLLNAGLAAGAVAAGFLAEEFIKGAIILFTLLSLIVFIFGIIKTSSLQNKNKNNNNDKNNLILKTKEKTHSNTTFLIEIKKILNIAFNPLFIRTWIIAFFIFGITGVMLAYYPQYSSGMLSKPELGIVIATVYISSMTTNLIAGRSSIKFRKMINIGIILAAAGVIISITQPLPGFTLLGIGSGMAMIGLPIAVSCMNISKKDKGLSMGIFTTFTYMGLAFLPMIMGYFTKYGYLAMFAGTSLLMVLTLLLKDSSKNNTS, from the coding sequence ATGACAAAACAACGTTTTTTTATTTACTCAACTGTGTTTCTCATAATGGGTTTATCGAATTCCGTTATCCCTGTATTACCTGAGATTGCTACTGCTTCATCGGTGGAATCAGGCACCATTAAATACACTTTACTTTTTTCCGGCTATTTTATCGGAGCATTGTTAACCCTGATACCTTTTGGATTTTTAGCAGACAGGTATGAACATCTGAAGATAATCATTTTTGCTATTTCCCTTACAGCAATTTCCGGCACAATCCTTACTGTAACCAACAACATCCATATAATGATACTAGCAAGAATACTTGAAGGCAGCGCATGTGGTGCATTTTTCCCAGCAGCATATGCAATGCTTGCCGAATATCAGAAAAAAAATCAATATCTGGGAGAATTCAATTTTCTCCTTAATGCCGGACTTGCAGCTGGTGCCGTAGCTGCAGGATTTCTGGCAGAGGAATTCATTAAAGGAGCAATTATACTTTTCACCCTGCTTTCGTTAATAGTGTTTATTTTTGGCATTATTAAAACAAGTTCACTCCAAAACAAGAACAAGAATAATAACAATGATAAAAATAATTTAATCCTGAAAACAAAAGAAAAAACACATTCAAACACCACATTTTTGATTGAAATTAAAAAGATTCTCAATATAGCATTCAATCCATTATTTATCAGAACATGGATAATTGCATTTTTTATTTTTGGAATCACCGGAGTAATGCTTGCCTATTACCCACAATACAGTAGCGGAATGCTCAGCAAACCGGAACTTGGCATAGTGATAGCTACAGTATATATTAGCTCAATGACCACCAACCTCATTGCAGGAAGGTCAAGCATTAAGTTCAGAAAAATGATCAACATAGGCATAATACTTGCTGCTGCAGGCGTCATAATCTCAATTACACAACCCCTTCCAGGTTTTACGCTTCTTGGCATAGGATCGGGAATGGCAATGATAGGTTTACCAATAGCAGTTTCCTGTATGAATATCAGTAAAAAGGACAAAGGACTGAGCATGGGAATCTTCACAACATTTACATACATGGGACTTGCATTCCTACCCATGATAATGGGCTACTTTACAAAATACGGATATCTTGCAATGTTTGCAGGAACTTCATTGCTTATGGTTCTTACACTTTTACTGAAAGACAGTAGTAAAAATAATACCAGTTAA
- a CDS encoding hydrolase produces MEKECCSKFDPIPWDEKVIEWDNKKFVKDKVLTLFYMPVNFGGVIRKLDRKVRDAGAGIIDNLCLSDHTSKWNMDVYLAVNKNIPDTNNVLLSGKFLSKVYEGPFKDTKKWCDDFEAYAKEQGYEIKKWFMWYTTCPKCAKKYGKNYVVIIADVE; encoded by the coding sequence ATGGAAAAAGAATGCTGTTCAAAATTTGATCCCATACCATGGGATGAAAAAGTAATCGAGTGGGATAATAAGAAATTCGTAAAAGACAAAGTGTTAACACTTTTCTATATGCCAGTCAACTTTGGCGGAGTAATAAGAAAGCTTGACCGAAAAGTCAGGGATGCAGGAGCAGGTATTATTGATAATCTCTGTCTGTCAGACCATACGTCAAAATGGAACATGGATGTCTATCTTGCAGTTAACAAAAACATACCTGATACCAATAATGTACTGCTGAGTGGAAAGTTCTTGAGCAAAGTCTACGAAGGTCCTTTTAAGGACACTAAGAAATGGTGTGATGATTTTGAAGCTTATGCAAAAGAACAGGGATATGAAATAAAGAAATGGTTCATGTGGTATACTACCTGTCCGAAATGCGCAAAAAAATATGGGAAGAACTATGTTGTGATTATAGCGGATGTTGAGTGA
- a CDS encoding sulfurtransferase TusA family protein translates to MSETNIDVRGQTCPVPLVECRKAIRKAAPGDEIVITGTHSASKKEIPMACEAMGLEVVEVDENNEKEWTIRIKK, encoded by the coding sequence ATGTCAGAAACAAACATCGATGTTAGGGGACAGACCTGTCCGGTGCCTCTTGTAGAATGCCGTAAAGCAATTCGTAAAGCTGCCCCGGGAGATGAAATTGTAATTACAGGGACACATTCTGCTTCCAAAAAAGAAATACCCATGGCCTGTGAGGCAATGGGACTTGAAGTTGTGGAAGTGGATGAAAATAACGAAAAAGAGTGGACAATCCGAATTAAGAAATGA
- a CDS encoding tetratricopeptide repeat protein encodes MDKQDVASGSGITAGRDVNIGDTSGQLAIGEYIIQFNSENLSGKELSELIDNLNQKRMEETNLKIINSYNPSILPNLPPRLREFVIENRFLELSKNLEYLQNHRILLISGIGGVGKTTLARALVETRPANVPIPFWLDFNKNQSATLGDILEKLASYMNKTDIASFKTEGRDAGQDDINKLTAELRDRDSVWLIFDNLETIMDSREFHDEGIDLLFTSLRNSTHQARIIVTSRTLPVLKNGESLIDVIDEEKKELKGLNIDFGIDYLRKNGLDEVEPAKLEELVKGVDGHPLALKLLIDIVKIFGINDALDDLSMYQKSKYDTIKKARKLFDKLAGDEKELLERIAVFRQPESITALKRMFTDKTSPDALRKLIDNSLLETDHVGNYWLHPLVQEFSYDDLENKMEIHKLACEYYLSLPIPETRTKKEDVLSLIEAHYHACLAKEYDVAADIIFDNGLHRDLDKWGNFKMLVDLYSGLLPDNPFENKILLSSMVTHSAVIGNLARAYNILGEVEKAIEYHKRALIISREIGDKCGEVIELGNLGNAYYVLGEVEKAIEYHEQGLVISHEIEDRKCEGACLGSLGLAYSDLGEVEKAIDYYEQALVISRMIGDRRSEGIRLGNLGNAYYVLGGLWKAIEYHEQALVISREIGDRCGEGSDLGNLGNAYHVLGQVEKAIDYGEQALAIFREIGDRNGEGTRLSSLGLAYSVLGEVEKSIEHYNQALVIGKEIKDPRIIIFCEENLKSLKNSDFNW; translated from the coding sequence ATGGATAAGCAAGATGTTGCTAGTGGTTCTGGCATAACAGCTGGCAGGGATGTAAACATTGGTGACACCAGTGGCCAGCTTGCAATTGGAGAATATATCATTCAGTTCAACTCAGAAAATCTCTCTGGTAAAGAATTAAGTGAACTGATAGATAATCTTAATCAAAAAAGGATGGAAGAGACAAATCTAAAAATCATAAATAGTTATAATCCTTCAATTCTTCCAAATCTTCCACCACGACTTCGTGAATTTGTTATTGAGAACCGATTTCTTGAACTGAGTAAAAATCTGGAGTATCTTCAGAATCATCGTATTTTATTGATTAGTGGCATAGGTGGTGTGGGCAAGACAACATTAGCACGGGCTCTTGTTGAAACAAGGCCAGCAAACGTTCCTATTCCATTCTGGTTAGATTTCAATAAAAACCAAAGTGCTACATTAGGAGATATTCTTGAAAAGCTTGCAAGCTATATGAACAAAACAGACATTGCAAGTTTCAAAACAGAAGGAAGGGACGCTGGGCAGGATGATATCAATAAATTAACTGCAGAATTAAGAGATCGAGACTCTGTTTGGCTGATCTTTGATAACCTGGAAACCATAATGGATAGCAGGGAATTCCATGATGAAGGAATTGATCTATTGTTTACATCCTTACGCAACAGTACTCATCAAGCCAGGATAATCGTAACAAGCAGAACTTTGCCTGTACTGAAGAACGGAGAAAGTTTAATTGATGTAATAGATGAAGAAAAAAAAGAACTTAAGGGTTTAAACATAGATTTTGGTATTGATTACCTGAGAAAGAATGGACTTGATGAAGTCGAACCTGCAAAGTTAGAAGAATTAGTGAAAGGTGTAGATGGACATCCTTTAGCATTGAAGCTTTTGATAGATATTGTTAAGATTTTTGGCATAAATGATGCACTGGATGACCTGAGCATGTATCAAAAAAGCAAATACGATACTATCAAAAAGGCAAGAAAGTTATTCGATAAACTGGCAGGGGATGAAAAAGAATTGTTAGAGCGCATAGCAGTCTTCCGCCAGCCTGAATCCATAACTGCACTCAAAAGAATGTTCACAGATAAGACATCCCCTGATGCTTTGCGGAAACTTATTGACAATTCGCTTCTAGAAACTGATCATGTTGGTAACTATTGGCTTCACCCTTTAGTTCAGGAGTTTTCGTATGATGATCTGGAAAATAAGATGGAAATCCACAAACTTGCTTGCGAGTACTATCTTTCACTTCCCATACCAGAAACACGCACAAAAAAAGAGGATGTTCTATCATTGATAGAAGCACATTATCATGCCTGCCTTGCCAAAGAGTATGACGTAGCTGCAGATATTATTTTTGATAATGGGCTGCATCGAGACCTTGATAAATGGGGAAACTTCAAAATGCTTGTTGACCTTTATTCAGGACTGCTACCAGATAATCCTTTTGAGAATAAAATTTTGTTGAGCAGTATGGTTACTCATAGTGCAGTTATCGGCAACCTCGCCAGGGCTTATAATATTCTTGGTGAGGTCGAGAAAGCTATTGAGTACCATAAACGGGCACTTATAATCTCTCGTGAGATTGGGGACAAGTGCGGTGAAGTCATTGAGCTCGGCAACCTTGGCAACGCTTACTATGTTCTTGGTGAAGTCGAGAAAGCTATTGAGTACCATGAACAGGGTCTTGTGATTTCCCATGAGATTGAGGACAGGAAATGCGAAGGTGCCTGTCTCGGCAGCCTAGGTCTCGCATATAGTGATCTTGGTGAAGTCGAGAAAGCTATTGATTACTATGAGCAGGCACTCGTGATTTCCCGTATGATTGGGGACAGACGCAGCGAAGGTATTCGTCTCGGCAACCTTGGCAACGCTTACTATGTTCTTGGTGGGCTTTGGAAAGCTATTGAGTACCATGAACAAGCACTTGTGATTTCTCGTGAGATTGGAGACAGGTGCGGTGAAGGCAGTGATCTCGGCAACCTTGGCAACGCTTACCATGTTCTTGGTCAGGTTGAGAAAGCCATTGATTACGGTGAACAGGCTCTTGCAATTTTCCGTGAGATTGGGGACCGGAACGGTGAAGGTACTCGTCTCAGCAGCCTCGGTCTCGCATATAGTGTTCTTGGTGAAGTCGAGAAATCCATTGAGCACTATAATCAGGCACTAGTGATAGGCAAAGAAATAAAAGATCCGCGAATAATCATTTTTTGCGAAGAGAATCTTAAATCACTGAAGAATTCAGATTTCAATTGGTAA
- a CDS encoding iron-sulfur cluster assembly scaffold protein: MKFPYTEKVLEHFKNPRNVGKMENPDGKGLEGSPACGDMVAVYLQVNPDTQVIEDIKFESYGCASNIATASIITELAKGKTVEEAKKISWQEATEELGGLPPVKAHCSVLAVEGLRAAIRDYEEKHGLVSEQEPTTVDVIRSRLKHVMNPMAGLDIIRTELVTKMEINDGVVRILIDLPSNHQFAANIKEEVTEKLESLWDVNEVNVVFTE; encoded by the coding sequence ATGAAATTTCCATACACAGAAAAGGTACTTGAGCATTTTAAGAATCCACGCAATGTAGGAAAAATGGAAAATCCGGATGGAAAAGGACTGGAAGGCAGCCCTGCATGTGGAGACATGGTTGCAGTCTATCTTCAGGTGAACCCGGACACCCAGGTAATCGAGGATATCAAATTCGAGTCATACGGATGTGCTTCTAACATTGCAACAGCCTCCATAATAACTGAGCTTGCAAAAGGCAAGACGGTTGAAGAAGCTAAAAAGATAAGCTGGCAGGAGGCTACCGAAGAGCTGGGAGGACTTCCACCTGTAAAAGCCCATTGTTCCGTACTTGCAGTAGAAGGACTTCGTGCAGCCATAAGAGATTATGAGGAAAAGCACGGCCTTGTAAGTGAACAGGAACCAACCACTGTTGATGTTATCAGAAGCAGGTTGAAGCATGTGATGAACCCAATGGCAGGGCTGGATATTATCAGGACCGAGCTGGTCACCAAAATGGAGATCAACGATGGTGTTGTCAGAATACTTATTGACCTGCCGTCAAACCATCAGTTTGCAGCAAACATCAAGGAAGAGGTCACAGAGAAGCTTGAATCCCTCTGGGATGTTAATGAGGTTAATGTTGTCTTTACTGAGTAA
- a CDS encoding DsrE/DsrF/DrsH-like family protein, translating to MTEKAVIVAHSGDLDKIYSALIVANGALSMGMEASIFFTFWGLQCLKKGGLDKGPLSRMNLLGLGKWMVKSRMKKANVVSLEKLMEDYKELGGKIIACEMTMEIMGIKEEELNNQWIDEYGAVGTYIMEAKDAKITLFI from the coding sequence ATGACAGAAAAGGCAGTAATAGTTGCACATAGTGGTGACCTTGACAAGATATATAGTGCACTTATAGTTGCAAACGGTGCGCTTTCCATGGGAATGGAAGCATCTATATTTTTTACATTCTGGGGTTTGCAATGTCTTAAAAAAGGAGGGCTGGACAAAGGTCCCCTTTCCAGAATGAATTTACTGGGACTGGGTAAATGGATGGTAAAAAGCAGGATGAAAAAAGCCAATGTTGTTTCACTTGAAAAACTGATGGAAGATTACAAAGAACTTGGCGGAAAGATAATCGCCTGCGAGATGACCATGGAAATAATGGGAATCAAGGAAGAGGAATTGAACAACCAATGGATAGACGAATATGGTGCTGTTGGCACTTATATAATGGAAGCAAAAGATGCCAAGATTACCCTATTTATCTAA
- a CDS encoding ribonuclease III family protein produces MRVNPDLSVNENDLEEFQEIISFKFKDKSYLVQALLHGSLFSGDKEKLSDFRKINGLENKDYEKLEYLGDSVLGLIIAEHAFHDTGINEYARLKGLTIEGVATKIRTVLASNESLKPVAGKIKLSRFVLSEGHVNIDGKLSDIMEALIGAIYIDGGQDNTSKTDEAEGNYSAAKDFVYQFFEIDSALEKIAVFNPKGMIQEIFHHNRLGNPIYKVMEEEGPDHEKKFTVGLYLNDKLLAMGSGNSKRKAEKAAAELHLKHLQDESPDISQDIE; encoded by the coding sequence GTGAGAGTTAATCCGGATTTGAGTGTTAATGAGAATGACCTTGAAGAGTTCCAGGAAATTATAAGCTTTAAATTCAAAGACAAAAGCTACCTTGTACAGGCACTTTTACATGGCTCACTTTTTAGCGGTGATAAGGAAAAACTGAGTGATTTCAGAAAAATTAACGGACTTGAAAACAAAGACTATGAGAAGCTCGAGTACCTCGGTGATTCTGTTCTTGGACTTATAATTGCAGAACATGCATTTCATGACACTGGCATAAACGAGTATGCCAGGTTAAAAGGACTTACAATAGAAGGAGTTGCTACAAAAATAAGAACGGTACTGGCTTCCAATGAAAGTCTTAAACCTGTGGCAGGAAAAATAAAACTTTCACGTTTTGTCCTTTCAGAAGGGCATGTAAACATTGACGGAAAACTATCTGACATCATGGAAGCACTTATCGGTGCTATTTACATTGATGGAGGGCAGGACAATACCAGCAAGACTGATGAAGCTGAAGGAAACTATTCTGCTGCAAAGGATTTTGTTTACCAGTTCTTCGAAATTGACAGTGCACTGGAAAAAATTGCTGTTTTTAATCCCAAAGGCATGATACAGGAGATATTCCATCACAATAGACTTGGAAATCCAATCTACAAAGTGATGGAAGAAGAAGGACCTGATCATGAGAAAAAATTTACAGTTGGGCTTTACCTTAATGATAAATTGCTTGCAATGGGTTCCGGAAACAGTAAAAGAAAAGCTGAGAAAGCGGCGGCAGAGCTTCATTTGAAGCATTTGCAGGACGAATCACCTGACATATCACAGGATATTGAGTAA
- a CDS encoding cysteine desulfurase family protein: protein MLDEMIYLDNSASTRLDERVLDAMKPYFFDTYAVATSEFGYSMGIDAKEGLEEARTIIANSLGATPEEIVFTSGDTESSNMAIKGVVAALKKKKGEHIIVSKLEDFAVLNTAKNLEKQGYSVDYISVDSEGFVDLEELKSKIRDDTVLVSIQYANQEIGTLQDLDAIAKICKEKDVLFHTDATHSYMRVPINVSQTPVDMISMSAHTIHGPRGVGALYIRKGTPITKWMDGGYQETDRRAGLENIPGAVGFAKAVELVTDKETEFLASMRDYTIKRVFEEIPHVTLNGSKKQRTPQNANITFHYVEGESMTLHLDMRGFAVSTGSACFSRSLEASHVILGIGGDHERAHGSIRFTFGRYNSMNDVDAVVDAIKEIVKQLRDISPLYNKEA from the coding sequence ATGTTAGATGAAATGATTTACCTCGATAATTCAGCCAGTACGCGCCTGGACGAAAGAGTTCTGGATGCAATGAAACCATATTTCTTTGATACATATGCAGTGGCAACATCTGAATTTGGATATTCCATGGGAATCGATGCAAAAGAAGGTCTTGAAGAAGCCAGGACAATAATAGCAAATTCCCTGGGTGCAACACCTGAGGAAATTGTATTCACATCAGGTGACACAGAATCAAGTAATATGGCAATAAAAGGCGTTGTTGCAGCTCTTAAGAAAAAGAAGGGAGAGCACATAATCGTATCAAAATTAGAGGATTTTGCAGTACTTAATACTGCTAAAAATCTCGAGAAACAGGGATACAGTGTAGACTACATTAGTGTTGATTCAGAAGGCTTTGTGGATCTTGAGGAACTCAAGAGCAAGATAAGGGATGATACTGTCCTTGTATCCATCCAGTATGCAAATCAGGAAATAGGTACTCTTCAGGACCTTGATGCCATCGCAAAGATATGTAAGGAAAAAGATGTGCTTTTCCATACTGATGCAACGCACAGCTACATGCGAGTACCAATTAATGTTTCACAAACACCTGTAGACATGATAAGCATGTCAGCCCATACAATCCACGGACCAAGAGGTGTCGGTGCACTTTATATCCGCAAGGGTACACCCATTACTAAATGGATGGATGGCGGCTATCAGGAAACAGATCGTCGTGCAGGACTTGAAAATATCCCGGGAGCTGTAGGTTTTGCAAAAGCAGTGGAACTTGTAACAGACAAGGAAACTGAATTTCTGGCTTCGATGAGAGATTACACTATAAAAAGAGTCTTCGAAGAAATACCCCATGTCACACTAAACGGAAGCAAGAAACAGAGAACGCCACAGAATGCCAATATCACGTTCCATTACGTGGAAGGTGAATCAATGACCCTGCATCTGGATATGAGAGGGTTTGCAGTAAGCACCGGGTCTGCATGCTTCAGCCGGTCACTGGAAGCAAGTCATGTTATTCTCGGCATTGGCGGAGATCATGAAAGGGCACACGGCTCCATCAGGTTCACATTCGGACGCTATAACAGCATGAATGATGTTGATGCTGTGGTAGATGCAATCAAAGAGATAGTAAAGCAACTCAGGGACATTAGTCCCCTGTATAATAAAGAGGCATGA